The following are from one region of the Blastocatellia bacterium genome:
- a CDS encoding amidohydrolase family protein: protein MVNSQPSHRSLNRPRVSSRPATLLVALALAASMLFSAARPHTARGFAPDAYAIKDAQIITGTGKTIAKGTVVFRNGLITEVGENAKIPGDARVIEGAGLTVYPGLIDAMSSLGLQTQQPQQAAGRGQGQGRQQAAVAALAAGAQPNPDAAHGDPSLTAADQVKPDAPGIEDARNAGFTAALSSPRQGIFPGQSAVISLAADEASQMVVRAPVALTVQFTPAGGFFSQYPNSLMGTVAFVRQTFYDAMHYRDEMDRYNRVKRGVERPSYDKKLAALQTALRGELPVMFVANSEGDIRRSLMVAREFNLKPIIAGALYGYRVIDMLKAANVPVILSVDYPRRPVDLPEDEDESLRILRNRAETPKGAARLAAAGIKFAFASGTQRPADFIANVQRAIESGLSKDEALRALTINAAEILGTSEQLGSVEVGKIANLVVTSGDLLARDAKLRYVFIDGKEIELKKPEAPAGRPGGGRPGGAPGGAPGGVAGGVAAVDPAGEWSLQVATPQGDTQVRLSLRRDGGQLLGTLNAPQGTYEIRDAKLTGNELRFSASIQIQSDTVNALFVGTIEGNSMRGTVTIPSIGTFDFSGTRPR from the coding sequence ATGGTTAATTCTCAGCCGTCGCATCGCTCGCTAAATCGGCCACGCGTCTCGTCGAGGCCCGCGACGCTGCTTGTGGCGCTGGCCCTGGCCGCCAGCATGTTGTTCAGCGCCGCTCGGCCACACACGGCGCGCGGTTTTGCGCCCGACGCTTATGCGATCAAAGACGCGCAGATCATTACCGGCACCGGCAAGACGATTGCCAAAGGCACGGTCGTCTTTCGCAATGGCCTGATTACCGAAGTCGGCGAGAACGCCAAGATACCCGGCGACGCTCGCGTCATCGAAGGCGCGGGGCTGACGGTCTACCCGGGATTGATTGACGCGATGTCGAGCCTCGGATTGCAGACCCAGCAGCCGCAGCAGGCCGCTGGCCGCGGCCAGGGGCAGGGGCGGCAGCAGGCCGCCGTCGCCGCGCTGGCTGCCGGCGCGCAACCGAACCCGGATGCGGCGCACGGCGACCCTTCGCTTACCGCCGCGGATCAGGTCAAGCCCGATGCGCCGGGCATCGAAGACGCGCGCAACGCCGGTTTTACTGCCGCGCTCAGCAGCCCGCGCCAGGGCATCTTTCCCGGCCAAAGCGCGGTCATCAGCCTGGCCGCCGACGAAGCCTCGCAGATGGTCGTGCGCGCGCCGGTCGCGCTGACCGTGCAGTTCACGCCCGCCGGCGGATTCTTCTCGCAGTATCCGAACTCGTTGATGGGCACGGTCGCCTTTGTGCGGCAGACGTTTTATGACGCCATGCATTACCGCGACGAGATGGATCGCTATAACCGCGTCAAGCGCGGCGTCGAGCGCCCATCGTATGACAAGAAGCTCGCCGCTTTGCAGACGGCGCTGCGCGGCGAGCTGCCCGTCATGTTCGTCGCCAACTCGGAAGGCGACATTCGCCGCTCGCTGATGGTCGCCAGGGAGTTCAACCTGAAGCCGATCATTGCCGGCGCGCTCTATGGCTATCGCGTCATTGATATGCTCAAGGCGGCGAACGTGCCGGTGATCCTCTCCGTTGATTACCCGCGCCGCCCGGTTGACCTGCCCGAAGACGAAGACGAATCGCTGCGCATCCTGCGCAACCGCGCCGAAACGCCGAAGGGCGCGGCGCGGCTGGCCGCGGCGGGCATCAAGTTCGCTTTCGCTTCCGGCACTCAGCGGCCCGCCGACTTTATCGCCAACGTGCAGCGCGCCATCGAGAGCGGCTTATCGAAAGACGAAGCCTTGCGCGCGCTGACGATCAACGCGGCGGAGATACTTGGCACCAGCGAACAGCTCGGCAGCGTCGAGGTCGGCAAGATCGCCAATCTGGTCGTTACCAGCGGCGACCTGCTGGCCAGAGACGCCAAGCTGCGCTATGTCTTCATTGACGGTAAAGAAATTGAGTTGAAGAAGCCCGAAGCGCCGGCGGGGCGACCGGGCGGCGGACGACCCGGCGGCGCACCGGGTGGCGCGCCCGGCGGTGTAGCGGGCGGCGTGGCGGCGGTTGATCCCGCAGGCGAGTGGTCGCTCCAGGTGGCCACGCCGCAGGGCGATACGCAAGTGCGCTTGAGCCTGCGCCGCGACGGCGGCCAGCTTCTCGGCACGCTCAACGCGCCACAGGGGACTTACGAAATTCGCGACGCCAAGCTGACCGGCAACGAGCTGCGCTTCAGCGCCAGCATCCAGATACAAAGCGACACGGTCAATGCGCTCTTCGTGGGGACCATCGAAGGCAACAGTATGCGCGGCACGGTGACGATTCCTTCGATTGGCACCTTCGACTTCAGCGGCACGAGGCCGAGGTAA
- a CDS encoding anti-sigma factor encodes MVCEQFQELLSDYIDGLLELGEQTKVESHLADCEPCRAVRDDLLQIVHFSHQLPEQAPSTALWSRIQSELAQEQPASRLSLWWGRLRAQHFNLSLPQLAASAAALTIIFSIGIIAFRHESTATLMSAGPAVPGPVDRLSSSEFDALEQQINRLSESIEQKKSAWTPELRDAYERNLIYVNQSLAECRHQIHDNPADDTAQELMLNAYREKVRLLEGFQSF; translated from the coding sequence ATGGTTTGCGAGCAGTTTCAAGAACTCTTATCAGATTACATAGACGGCTTGCTGGAATTGGGCGAGCAGACGAAGGTTGAAAGCCATCTGGCGGATTGCGAGCCTTGCCGCGCTGTGCGCGATGACCTGTTGCAGATCGTCCATTTCAGCCATCAGCTCCCCGAGCAAGCGCCCTCTACGGCATTGTGGTCGCGCATTCAAAGCGAGCTGGCCCAGGAGCAGCCTGCGAGCCGCCTGAGCCTCTGGTGGGGACGATTGCGGGCGCAGCATTTCAACTTATCACTGCCACAACTGGCGGCCAGCGCCGCCGCCTTGACGATCATATTTTCCATCGGCATCATCGCTTTTCGCCATGAATCAACAGCCACGCTGATGAGCGCCGGGCCGGCGGTTCCCGGCCCCGTTGATCGCCTTTCAAGCTCTGAATTCGACGCGCTCGAACAGCAGATCAACCGTTTGTCTGAAAGTATCGAGCAGAAGAAGAGCGCCTGGACGCCTGAGCTGCGCGACGCCTATGAGCGCAACCTGATTTACGTCAACCAGTCGCTCGCCGAGTGCCGCCACCAGATTCACGACAACCCGGCGGATGACACAGCGCAAGAGCTGATGTTGAACGCTTACCGTGAAAAAGTGCGATTGCTTGAGGGATTTCAAAGTTTCTAA
- a CDS encoding amidohydrolase — protein sequence MKRFNAMMAMTLTLAMSLSAFAQTGGRKANAALGASSAAAQGAPRETLIRNATILTASHGTIKNGSILIRDGKIAAVGENVKASDANARVIDATGKFVTPGIIDCHSHTAGEGNINEGTLSVTAMVRIQDIIDPNHPNIYRQLAGGVTTVNVLHGSANAIGGQNAVIKLKLGKPADAWFIKDAPPGIKFALGENPKRSNNQGITPGIPRRYPATRMGVEETIRDAFVRAKDYRREWQEYEARKSKDKNAIAPRRDLALDALVEILEGKRFIHSHCYRNDEIVMLLNLGDELGFHVQTLQHVLEGYKVANEIAAHKTHGSTFADFWGYKMEAYDAIPYNAALMSARGVNVSVNSDSDERARRLYLEAAKGMKYGGMSEEAALRMVTLNPAIQLGIDKRTGSIDVGKDADLVIFSQHPFSVYTMPETTFIEGEIYFDRQKDMQQREAMKREKEELIKAERLQRQRGPRQQRNDEKPDAMQPTITEPDNDPEN from the coding sequence ATGAAACGATTCAACGCGATGATGGCAATGACATTGACGCTGGCCATGAGCCTGAGCGCATTCGCGCAGACCGGCGGGCGCAAGGCGAATGCGGCTCTGGGAGCCAGTTCCGCGGCGGCTCAGGGGGCTCCGCGCGAGACCTTGATCCGCAACGCAACGATCCTGACGGCGTCGCACGGCACCATCAAGAATGGCTCGATCCTGATCCGCGACGGTAAGATCGCCGCCGTCGGCGAGAACGTCAAAGCCAGCGACGCGAACGCCAGAGTGATTGATGCCACAGGTAAGTTCGTCACCCCCGGCATCATCGATTGCCATTCGCACACCGCCGGCGAAGGCAACATCAACGAAGGCACGCTGTCGGTCACGGCGATGGTGCGGATTCAAGACATCATTGACCCGAACCACCCGAACATCTACCGCCAGTTGGCGGGCGGCGTGACGACGGTCAATGTCCTGCACGGCTCGGCCAATGCCATCGGCGGCCAGAATGCGGTCATCAAGCTCAAGCTCGGCAAGCCGGCCGACGCCTGGTTTATTAAAGACGCGCCGCCGGGGATCAAGTTCGCGCTCGGCGAAAATCCCAAGCGCTCGAATAACCAGGGCATCACGCCGGGCATACCGCGCCGCTATCCGGCGACCCGCATGGGCGTCGAAGAGACGATCCGCGACGCCTTCGTGCGCGCCAAGGATTATCGCCGCGAGTGGCAGGAGTACGAGGCCCGCAAGAGCAAGGACAAGAACGCCATCGCGCCGCGCCGCGACCTGGCGCTCGACGCACTGGTCGAGATTTTGGAAGGCAAACGCTTCATCCACTCGCACTGCTACCGCAATGACGAGATCGTTATGCTCTTGAACCTCGGCGACGAGCTGGGCTTCCACGTGCAGACCTTGCAGCACGTTTTGGAAGGCTACAAGGTGGCCAACGAAATCGCCGCGCACAAGACGCATGGCTCGACCTTCGCAGACTTCTGGGGCTACAAGATGGAAGCGTATGATGCCATCCCTTACAACGCGGCGCTGATGAGCGCGCGCGGCGTCAACGTTTCGGTCAACTCTGATTCGGACGAGCGCGCCCGGCGGCTCTACCTCGAAGCCGCCAAGGGCATGAAGTACGGCGGCATGAGTGAAGAAGCGGCGCTGCGCATGGTGACGCTCAACCCGGCGATCCAGCTCGGCATAGACAAGCGCACAGGCTCGATTGATGTGGGCAAGGATGCTGACCTGGTGATCTTCAGCCAGCATCCGTTTTCGGTCTACACCATGCCGGAGACGACCTTCATCGAGGGCGAGATTTACTTCGACCGCCAGAAAGATATGCAGCAGCGCGAGGCGATGAAGCGCGAGAAGGAAGAGTTGATCAAGGCTGAACGCCTGCAACGGCAGCGCGGGCCGCGCCAGCAGCGCAACGACGAGAAGCCCGACGCCATGCAGCCGACCATTACTGAGCCGGATAACGACCCGGAGAATTAG
- a CDS encoding DUF4097 family beta strand repeat-containing protein, with product MIKLWNHRLPRLTVLALLSCLTLFALTAHAEPATRFERTYTPRGTARLSVSNINGTIRVTAWDKHTILVRANAAPVVEITDREMGDSIIIAVKRSFRIGRADFEISVPADTLLTLKNLMGDVEVNGVNGPVSIDSIDSNVRLVGVNSPSVDIKVTSGDIVFDGDLREGGNYTMQSLKGDLEVTVPESTPFNLNARALSENINLGSFISNLASASRGPKGVSGSYLRGGPRLSLTTYAGRILLHKK from the coding sequence TTGATTAAGCTCTGGAATCATCGCCTGCCGCGCCTTACCGTTTTGGCGCTGCTCTCCTGCCTGACCCTTTTCGCCTTAACGGCCCACGCCGAGCCGGCGACGCGGTTCGAGCGCACCTACACGCCGCGCGGCACCGCGCGCCTGAGCGTGTCGAACATCAACGGCACCATTCGGGTTACGGCCTGGGACAAGCACACGATTCTGGTGCGCGCCAACGCCGCGCCGGTCGTCGAAATCACCGACCGCGAGATGGGCGACAGCATCATCATCGCCGTCAAACGCAGCTTCCGCATCGGTCGCGCCGATTTCGAGATCAGCGTCCCGGCAGATACCCTGCTCACCCTGAAGAATTTGATGGGCGACGTCGAAGTGAACGGCGTCAACGGCCCGGTCAGCATCGATTCGATTGACAGCAACGTGCGGCTGGTCGGGGTGAACAGTCCATCCGTAGATATCAAGGTGACGAGCGGCGACATCGTCTTTGATGGTGACCTGCGCGAAGGCGGCAACTACACCATGCAATCCCTGAAGGGCGACCTCGAAGTCACTGTGCCCGAATCCACCCCATTTAATCTGAACGCCCGCGCCTTGAGCGAAAATATCAACCTCGGCAGCTTCATCTCGAACCTCGCCAGCGCCTCGCGCGGCCCCAAAGGCGTTAGCGGCTCCTACCTGCGCGGTGGCCCGCGGCTGTCGTTGACGACTTACGCCGGGCGCATCCTGCTGCACAAGAAATGA
- a CDS encoding RNA polymerase sigma factor has product MATNILIMTMTAERTEVPSDLELIRAAAAGDAAAFEQLYRQHYRRVYSLCLRMLGSQTQAEDLTQEVFLQVFRKLGSFRGDSQFTTWLHRLTVNQVLMHFRKRGVKLEHTSEEGDFTNVVDTPLQSTRRISMVDRLALEKAISELPPGYRTVFALHDIEGYEHEEIADMLGVSIGTSKSQLHKARMRLRELLMKK; this is encoded by the coding sequence ATGGCAACCAACATATTGATAATGACCATGACCGCCGAAAGAACCGAGGTGCCGAGCGACCTGGAGCTGATCCGGGCGGCGGCAGCCGGTGACGCGGCGGCCTTCGAGCAGCTTTACCGGCAGCATTACCGGCGCGTCTATTCGCTCTGCCTGCGCATGCTCGGCAGCCAGACGCAGGCCGAAGACCTGACACAGGAAGTCTTCCTGCAAGTCTTTCGCAAGCTCGGCAGCTTCCGCGGCGATTCGCAGTTTACGACCTGGCTGCACCGGCTGACGGTCAACCAGGTCTTGATGCATTTCCGCAAGCGCGGCGTCAAGCTCGAACACACGAGCGAAGAAGGCGATTTCACCAACGTCGTTGACACGCCGTTGCAAAGCACGCGGCGCATCTCGATGGTTGACCGCCTGGCGCTGGAAAAGGCCATCTCCGAGCTGCCGCCGGGCTACCGCACGGTCTTCGCGCTGCACGACATTGAAGGCTACGAGCATGAAGAGATTGCCGATATGCTCGGCGTCAGCATCGGCACCTCGAAATCGCAGCTTCATAAGGCGCGCATGCGATTGCGCGAGCTGCTGATGAAGAAGTGA
- a CDS encoding S41 family peptidase has protein sequence MKPYASVMLALCLSCAWLMPQSGVAQESGKPSSLTKEQWRQDLQYLARELPKRHKNAFHTVTREQFESDITALDAAIPSLQDHQIIVRMLQITARVGDGHTYVHLPASFKRYPLQLYWFGNELRVTHAAAEYETALGARVVRIGEMSVGDVQARILGLLSQAENEWFIKNNSPRLIVRPEVLQALGIVPTVERASFTFEDEQGKQFALELKPVSAIPDASGVTRLSFRPAVKEEPLYRQRPAEPFWVTYLPDGQTVYVNFRSYNGLGENAKKLFDLIDHQPTKKLVIDMRQNSGGDFTKVRRDLIPGIKQRAEINKPGHLFVIIGRATFSAAMSNAADFKKETHAILVGEPTGEKPNSYQENDELKLPNSGIVVSYSTRYYKFLDEDAPAVMPDKRLDPEWPAYRAGRDPVMEWILAYPAD, from the coding sequence ATGAAACCCTATGCCTCAGTGATGCTTGCTCTCTGCCTGTCCTGCGCCTGGCTGATGCCGCAATCCGGCGTTGCGCAAGAATCGGGCAAGCCGTCGAGCTTGACCAAAGAACAATGGCGGCAGGACCTGCAATACCTGGCCAGGGAATTGCCCAAACGGCACAAGAATGCATTTCACACCGTGACGCGCGAGCAATTCGAGAGCGACATCACCGCGCTCGATGCGGCAATTCCCTCGCTCCAGGACCATCAGATCATCGTGAGGATGCTCCAGATCACCGCCCGTGTCGGCGACGGGCACACCTATGTCCACCTGCCGGCCTCTTTCAAGCGCTATCCGCTTCAACTCTACTGGTTCGGCAATGAGCTGCGCGTCACGCATGCCGCCGCCGAATATGAAACAGCCCTCGGCGCTCGCGTCGTCAGGATCGGCGAGATGAGTGTAGGCGACGTGCAGGCGCGAATTCTCGGGCTCCTCTCGCAAGCCGAAAACGAGTGGTTTATCAAGAACAACAGCCCGAGATTGATTGTGCGCCCCGAAGTGCTTCAGGCGCTTGGCATCGTACCAACGGTCGAACGTGCGTCATTCACCTTTGAAGACGAGCAAGGCAAGCAGTTCGCTCTGGAACTTAAACCGGTCTCGGCCATACCAGACGCCAGCGGCGTCACCCGGCTGTCGTTTCGCCCTGCGGTCAAAGAAGAGCCGCTCTATCGCCAGCGCCCGGCCGAGCCGTTCTGGGTCACCTACCTACCAGATGGCCAAACCGTCTACGTCAATTTCAGAAGCTATAACGGGCTTGGCGAAAATGCCAAAAAGCTCTTTGACCTCATCGACCATCAGCCGACGAAAAAGCTGGTCATCGATATGCGGCAGAACAGCGGCGGCGACTTTACAAAGGTGCGACGCGACCTGATCCCCGGCATCAAGCAGCGCGCCGAAATCAATAAGCCGGGACACCTGTTCGTCATCATCGGCCGTGCAACCTTTTCCGCCGCGATGAGCAACGCGGCAGACTTCAAGAAAGAGACCCACGCGATTCTCGTCGGCGAGCCGACAGGAGAGAAGCCAAACAGCTATCAGGAAAACGACGAGCTGAAGCTGCCGAATTCCGGCATTGTCGTGTCGTATTCAACCCGGTATTACAAGTTTCTTGACGAAGACGCGCCCGCGGTCATGCCGGATAAACGGCTTGACCCGGAGTGGCCGGCTTACCGCGCGGGCCGCGACCCGGTGATGGAATGGATTCTGGCATACCCCGCCGATTGA
- a CDS encoding OmpA family protein, translating into MKLKLFTVTLILVIGVFLESGCATKKYVRNRVAERATPLENRTSELEETSRRNTQGIGELRTGVEDARGRADRAQSTADNAASSAEQANSRVTGVERNVEELRANLDKYSLSNTANVFFRPGSARLTPEATAQLDQLASQITDRNGFVLEITGFGDTTRATRYNESLAQMRAEAVQRYLADKHNISLMRMFAIGFGAARPLTQNVSTGEAGAQPTSGRALNRRVEIRLLTNNAVPGAPMRTTTTGATGRPSPQNP; encoded by the coding sequence ATGAAGCTGAAATTATTCACGGTCACGCTGATTCTGGTCATCGGCGTCTTCCTGGAGAGTGGTTGCGCGACCAAGAAATATGTCCGCAACCGGGTTGCCGAGCGCGCCACGCCGCTTGAGAATCGCACCAGCGAGCTGGAAGAGACTTCGCGCCGCAATACTCAGGGAATCGGCGAGTTACGAACGGGCGTCGAAGACGCGCGTGGCCGCGCCGACCGCGCGCAGTCGACCGCTGACAACGCCGCATCGTCCGCTGAACAGGCCAACTCGCGCGTCACCGGCGTCGAGCGCAACGTCGAAGAACTGCGCGCCAACCTCGACAAATATAGCCTGAGCAATACGGCGAACGTTTTCTTCCGGCCCGGCAGCGCCCGGCTGACGCCTGAAGCCACGGCGCAGCTCGATCAGCTCGCTTCGCAAATTACCGACCGCAATGGCTTCGTCCTCGAAATCACCGGTTTTGGCGACACGACGCGCGCGACCCGCTACAACGAATCATTGGCGCAAATGCGCGCCGAAGCGGTACAGCGCTACCTTGCCGACAAGCACAACATCTCGCTGATGCGCATGTTCGCCATCGGCTTCGGCGCGGCGCGTCCGCTGACGCAGAACGTCTCAACGGGTGAGGCCGGCGCGCAGCCGACCTCTGGCCGCGCGCTTAATCGCCGCGTCGAGATTCGTCTGCTGACCAATAATGCGGTGCCGGGCGCGCCGATGCGCACGACGACCACGGGAGCCACAGGCCGCCCATCGCCACAGAATCCTTGA
- a CDS encoding amidohydrolase family protein has translation MKRNGILFVTLLIVCALAFGSQSAAQTGGDTTVIRNARIVTVTGPIIERGTVVITNGKIAAVGADVQSPPNARVIDATGLSVYPGMIDAGGEIGLMEIGSVAGSVDVAEIGDNNANIHVDVALHPDSSHIAVTRVNGITTSLTTPRGGLIAGQSALINLDGWVPRDMILKSPVAMHVNWPGGFGQGSEFGFEGSRGATNEARKEQDKQVESLKKILRDAHAYADAKDARARDASLPKQDVDLKLEALIPVVRGQLPVVINANTERDIKGAIAFADDMKLKVIIAGGIEAYRVADQLKAKNIPVIVGPVLRMPNREDDAYDAAFANAGLLARAGVKIAFQTADSASARDLPYNAGMAAAFGLPKEEALKAVTIYPAEIFGVADRIGSIETGKIANLIVTDGDPLEIVTQVKHLFINGRQVPLTTRHTELYEKYKARP, from the coding sequence ATGAAACGAAACGGAATTCTATTTGTCACCCTTCTCATCGTCTGCGCGCTGGCCTTCGGGTCGCAATCGGCGGCGCAGACCGGCGGCGACACCACCGTCATTCGCAACGCCCGCATCGTCACCGTCACCGGGCCGATCATCGAGCGCGGCACGGTAGTGATTACGAATGGCAAGATCGCCGCTGTCGGCGCTGACGTGCAGTCGCCGCCCAACGCCCGTGTGATTGACGCGACCGGGTTGTCGGTCTATCCCGGCATGATCGATGCGGGCGGCGAGATCGGCCTGATGGAAATCGGCTCGGTGGCCGGCTCGGTTGATGTCGCAGAGATCGGCGACAACAACGCCAACATTCATGTGGATGTCGCCCTTCACCCGGACAGCTCGCACATCGCGGTGACGCGTGTGAACGGCATCACGACATCGCTGACGACACCGCGCGGCGGGCTGATCGCCGGGCAGAGCGCGCTCATCAACCTCGACGGCTGGGTGCCGCGCGACATGATTTTAAAGTCGCCCGTTGCCATGCACGTCAACTGGCCGGGCGGTTTCGGGCAAGGCTCCGAGTTCGGTTTTGAAGGGTCGCGCGGGGCGACCAACGAAGCGCGGAAAGAGCAGGATAAGCAGGTCGAGAGCTTGAAGAAGATTCTACGCGACGCCCACGCCTATGCCGATGCTAAAGACGCCCGCGCCCGCGATGCCAGCCTGCCGAAACAGGACGTTGACCTCAAGCTCGAAGCTTTGATCCCGGTCGTGCGCGGTCAGCTTCCGGTGGTAATCAACGCCAACACCGAGCGCGACATCAAAGGCGCCATCGCTTTTGCCGACGACATGAAGCTCAAGGTGATCATTGCCGGCGGCATCGAAGCCTACCGTGTCGCCGACCAGCTCAAAGCCAAGAACATCCCGGTCATCGTCGGCCCTGTGCTGCGCATGCCGAACCGCGAGGACGACGCCTATGATGCGGCATTCGCCAATGCAGGGCTGCTGGCCAGGGCCGGCGTTAAGATCGCCTTTCAGACGGCAGATTCGGCCTCGGCGCGTGACCTGCCTTACAACGCAGGCATGGCCGCCGCGTTCGGTTTGCCGAAGGAAGAGGCGCTGAAAGCGGTGACGATCTATCCCGCGGAAATCTTCGGCGTCGCCGACCGCATCGGCTCTATCGAGACAGGCAAGATCGCCAACCTGATCGTCACCGACGGCGACCCGCTGGAGATCGTCACGCAGGTCAAGCACCTCTTCATCAATGGTCGGCAGGTGCCGCTGACGACCCGGCACACAGAGCTTTACGAGAAGTACAAAGCGCGCCCATAG
- a CDS encoding ATP-binding protein, translating into MKRAIKSSASAQGQRALKPHKPRASKTVSGAIEPPPFGEALPDKPPHPTLDHLLPFLEERITLRMPSDIKLLDGVLEYLNERLLRLGFVQPEDSELIIALDEAIVNAIKHGNKFDANKAVSITAELNAEGTRFIIADEGPGFDLCKVPDPTDPCRLLEPSGRGLYLISHIMDEVRFNDAGNQLTMFKRIRQCPRADVPESEK; encoded by the coding sequence TTGAAACGAGCGATTAAATCCAGCGCCAGCGCGCAAGGCCAACGCGCCTTGAAACCCCATAAGCCCCGCGCTTCGAAGACGGTCAGCGGCGCAATCGAGCCGCCTCCTTTCGGCGAGGCGCTGCCAGACAAGCCGCCGCATCCAACACTCGACCACCTGCTTCCCTTCCTCGAAGAGCGCATCACGCTCAGGATGCCGAGCGACATCAAGCTTCTCGATGGCGTGCTTGAATATTTGAACGAGCGGTTGCTGCGCCTGGGCTTTGTGCAGCCGGAGGATTCCGAGCTGATCATCGCCCTCGACGAAGCTATCGTCAACGCCATCAAGCACGGCAATAAATTCGATGCCAACAAGGCCGTGTCGATTACTGCCGAGCTAAACGCCGAAGGCACGCGCTTCATCATCGCCGACGAAGGGCCGGGGTTTGACCTGTGCAAAGTGCCCGACCCGACCGACCCCTGCCGTCTGTTAGAGCCGAGCGGGCGCGGCCTCTATCTGATCAGCCATATCATGGACGAAGTCCGCTTTAACGACGCCGGCAACCAGTTGACGATGTTCAAGCGCATACGGCAATGCCCGCGCGCCGATGTCCCTGAAAGTGAAAAGTGA